The following are encoded in a window of Rosa chinensis cultivar Old Blush chromosome 4, RchiOBHm-V2, whole genome shotgun sequence genomic DNA:
- the LOC112195882 gene encoding F-box protein At5g07610, translating into MLPQDLITEILLRLPVKSLLRFKCVSKQWLSLISSPQFRHHRRSLTSSGLILCRTTDLIHHISLLGSNNSDQPFTSLSFVPDSAGIKILQSSHGLLLCRSLYKLGKTCSYYICNPSTKKFSVLPYYSAEPDYVSGSESRTISGVYLVFNPTKSPHYQVACVRMCSSSFNSYQVEIYSSATRAWRLSGSPFAAPFDIVFDNGVLWNAAIHWISPTGASLCFDIDQERLGTMPGLPSNEKWSRRRLRCFGESGGHLHLTEIYGCTSQFQVFEMERDYSSWVPKYNVDLAPVVDAFPEMVRNCIFRNDSVSYAFSLLCLQEDEDDSLLLLHIPGKFVSYSLRNRTFKLLGSISKESNTALQVGCFHAYQFMESLAGV; encoded by the coding sequence ATGCTCCCCCAAGATCTCATAACCGAGATCCTCCTACGCCTCCCCGTCAAGTCCCTCCTCCGCTTCAAATGCGTCTCCAAGCAGTggctctctctcatctccagcCCCCAGTTCCGCCACCACCGCCGCAGCCTCACCTCCTCCGGCCTCATCTTGTGTCGAACAACCGACCTCATCCACCACATATCACTACTTGGAAGCAACAACTCCGACCAGCCCTTCACTTCCCTCAGCTTCGTTCCTGACTCGGCAGGTATCAAAATCCTTCAGTCCAGCCATGGCTTGCTCTTGTGCCGCAGCCTTTACAAACTGGGTAAAACCTGCAGCTATTACATCTGCAATCCTTCAACAAAGAAATTCTCAGTTCTTCCTTATTATAGTGCTGAACCGGATTATGTATCCGGGTCGGAATCCAGAACTATTTCCGGTGTTTATTTAGTTTTCAATCCCACTAAGTCACCTCACTACCAAGTTGCCTGCGTTCGAATGTGTTCTTCATCATTCAATAGCTACCAAGTTGAGATTTACTCATCTGCGACTCGGGCTTGGAGGCTTTCCGGGTCTCCTTTCGCTGCCCCTTTCGACATTGTGTTTGACAATGGGGTGCTTTGGAATGCTGCAATACACTGGATCAGTCCAACTGGGGCGTCGTTATGCTTTGATATTGATCAAGAACGCCTTGGAACAATGCCCGGTCTTCCGTCAAATGAGAAATGGAGCAGGAGAAGGTTGAGGTGTTTCGGCGAGTCTGGTGGGCATTTGCACCTAACTGAAATCTATGGCTGCACCTCTCAATTCCAAGTCTTTGAGATGGAGAGGGATTACTCTAGCTGGGTTCCCAAGTACAATGTCGATCTTGCTCCAGTTGTAGATGCATTTCCGGAGATGGTTCGGAACTGCATTTTCCGTAATGATTCTGTTTCTTATGCATTTAGTCTACTCTGTTTGCAAGAGGATGAAGATGACTCATTGCTGTTGCTGCACATTCCTGGTAAGTTTGTATCATATAGTCTTAGGAATAGGACATTCAAGTTGCTTGGTTCAATATCCAAGGAATCAAATACTGCATTGCAGGTTGGATGTTTCCATGCTTATCAGTTTATGGAGTCTTTGGCTGGTGTCTGA